The Streptomyces sp. TLI_105 DNA segment AGGCAGGCCGCGAGCAGTTCACGGTCGGCCGGCAGCACCGGGGCCCCCTGCGCCCGGCCCTCCACCCCGTGAGGGCAGCGGCGGGGGGCCGCCTCCAGAGCGCCACCGAGCCACTGGAAGGCGGGCGGGAACTCCGCCCGGACCGTCTCGTGCTCGCCGAGATCGACCACGATCCGGTCGCTCAGCCGCCGCCTCGTCGGCGTCCTGTCCTCGTCCCGGGGGAGGAACCGCACGGTCGCCCCCACGGCCGTCTCCTCGCGCAGCCAGGCGGCGAGCCGCCGGCCGGCCGGGGTGCCGAGCGCCACCGCCTCCTCGGCCGCCCGGCAGGCCGACGGATCGGCCCGCAGCACCCGCACCAGGGCCTGGGCGAGATCGGCCGGAGCGGGCTCGACGCCGGAGTCCCGGTACTCCCGCAGCCGTTCCACCAGGATCCGCGGGTCGATCGCCCCCGTGCTCCAGGTCGGCGTGGCGAGGAGGAACGGCAGCGCGTCCGTGCCCACGAGATCGGCGGTCTCCCACAGCCGGGCGTCGAGGACCCCCGAAAGGGCCTGGTGGAGACAGGAGTCCGGACCGGGGCCCCGAGTCCGGCGGGACTCGACGAGCGCCGGATTCAGCAGCCCCAGCAGCCCCGCGAGCACCACATGGACCCCATGGGTCTCCTGCGTGAAGTAGTGGGTCTCCTGCTCCCACGGGCGCCAGGGGAAGGCCTCCCGCACCGCCTCCGCCACGGCCGCCCGGTCCCGGTGCGCATGCCGCACCAGGCCGTCGAGCGCCCGCTCGAACGCCGCGGGCTCCTCCGAGAGCCGCTTCACCACCAGCTGTGCCACCAGCTCCTCGACCGTCGTCGCCGGGGGCGTGAGCCGCTGCGCCTCCGGCACCGGCGGCAGGATCTCCTCGTACGGAAGCGCCGTCCCCTGCCCCAGGTCCGCGCCGAACAGCTCCTCGGCGGCCTGCCGGTGCATCGGGCTCAGCAGCCCGGCGGCCTCCGCGAGTTCGCGCCGCACCCCGGCGTCCACGGCCTGCAGATGACGGCCGACCAGCTTGAGGGCCCGCTCCTGCACATCGGTGTCCTCGCTCCCGAAGGCCTCCGTCACGGCGGGCAGCAGCTCCCCGGCCGCGCCCGGCTCCTTGGCCAGCACCTTGCCGACCAACGCCAACTGGGCCCGCACCAGCTTCTTCTCGGTACGGAAGAGGACACCGGCCGTCATCTCCGCCAGCGCCCCGACCGGCAGCGTCCCCGCCGAGGCGAGCTCCGTCAGGACGTCCTGCGCGTACCCGGCGACGAGCGAGGGCGCGTCGGACGCGATCCCGATCCAGTCCGGGATCCGCTCCCGCAGCTCCTCCGCGTCCGGTTCGAGCAGCCGCACCATCTCCAGCGGGAGGCGCAGGTTCCGGAGGGGACCGCCGTGCAGCAGCCGGGACACGCACACGTCCAGGACCTGGGCCCGGTCCAGGACCCCTTCCTCGACGAGCGTCCGCAGGGCCGTGGGCCAGTACCTCTGTGCCCGACGGCCGAGGGTGCGGGCCAGCCGCTCGGGGGGCTCGGCCATCGCGAGGGCGTGGGCCACCAGGACCGGTGTCTGCGGGTCCTCCCGGAGCCGCTCCACGAGCCGGTCGTCGGTGATGTGCCGGGTCCAGGCGGTGACGTAGCCGTCGGTGGGCGGAACCGTGTGCCCGGAGCGGGCCATGAGCCCGTGGAGCAGCGTGTAGCTGTTCTCCGCCACCGCCCGGCGCCCGGCCAGACGCCCCGCCAGGTCCGCCCCCCACTCCGGGTCCCGGTCGCCGAGCGCCTCGAGAGCGAGTGCGCCGTCCTCCTCCCGGATCAGCAGGTCGCGCGCGCCGAGCCAGCTCGCGGCCGCCGCGGCCGTCGGGAGACAGCCGGCGCCCGCCACGTACAGCGCGCTGCGGATGAGGTCCGGCAGGTGCGGGGGCGTCGCCCACTTTCCGGCGCGCACCTCCGCGCGCAGCGCCGTGAGCCGGGTGAGCGCGACCTTGCGCGCGGCGGCGTCCAGCGGTTCCAGGAGCCCCGGCACCGCGGCGGCCCGCCCCTCGCGCACGGCGACGAGCAACTCCTCGACCCCGCCCTCGCCCTGCACGCCGGTGCTGCCGCCGCCACCGACGCCCACGCCACCTGTACCACCACCCGCACCGGCCGCGTCGTCGTCAGCCGTGGGGCCCCCTGCGTCGACGGTCTCGCCGGTCGCCACTTCGTCAGCCATCCCGGTCGCCATGCTCGTCCCCGTCCCGTTCCCCATGGTGCTCCCCCTGCCCCGCGGCTCGCCCCGCGTCCCCGTCATCACGCCGCCCCGCCGACGGCCGTGGCCGTCCGCCGCGCCATCCGGACCGCAAGCACGTGCTTGCACGGCCCCCCGCCGTCTCCAGGCCGAGCAGCCGGCCGGAGCCCGTGGGCTCCGGCGCGGACGGGCGGAGGCGGGCGAGCGCCTGTACGGATCGCGTCATGGGTACGACGGTAGGACGCCGCACTGACAATCACCCGGGACGGACCTCCGCACGCCCCTGACCTGGGGTTACTGCCCGACCTGACCCGGCTGGAGCACCTTGCTGAACAGCACCGTGCCGCCCTCGGCCCGCAGCCGTACGGTCAGCTCCCCGCTGTGGCCGTCGATGTCGACCTCGCCGAAGTACTGCGGGCTCTCCATCGGCGACAGGTTCCCCCGCTCCGGCGCCCGCACGAACACCCGCTCCGGGCCGAACGTGGCGTCCAGGGCGTTCGCCGGGAACCCGCCCGCCGCCAGCGGCCCGGACACGAACTCCCAGAAGGGGGCGAAGTCCTGGAAGGCCGCCCGCTCCGGCGCGTAGTGCTGCGCCGAGGTGTGGTGGACGTCCGCCGTCAGCCACACCGTGCCGGTGATCCGCCGGTGCTTCACGAACCGCAGCAGCTCCGCGATCTGGAGCTCCCGGCCCAGCGGCGCGCCCGGGTCGCCCTGGGCGATCGCCTCGAAGTTCGCCGCGCCGTCCGGGACGACCAGACCGATCGGCATGTCCGCCGCGAGCACCTTCCACACCGCCCGGGACGCGGCCAGCTCCCGCTTCAGCCACGCCAGCTGCCCGGCGCCGAGGATGCCGGTGGTGTCGTCGGCCTGCCGGCCGGGCGAGTTGGCGTTCCGGTAGGAGCGCATGTCGAGCACGAACACGTCGAGCAGCGGCCCGTACCGCACCACCCGGTGCATCCGCCGCTCGCGCCCCTCCCCGCGCGCGTGGAGCGTGGAGACCGGGAAGTACTCGCCGAACGCCCGCGAGGCCCGGGCCGCGAGGACGTCCACGTCCTTCTCCGTGTAGCGGGGGTCGTCCAGGATCTGTCCCGGGTACCAGTTGTTCCGCACCTCGTGGTCGTCCCACTGCACCACCGACGGCACCTGCGCGTTGAAGGCCCGGACGTTGTGGTCGAGGAGGTTGTAGCGGAAGTTGCCCCGGTACTCGTCGAGGGTCTCGGCGACCTTCGACTTCTCCGGGGTCGTGACGTTCCGCCAGATCCTCCCGTCCGGCAGGGTCACGCTGGGCTGGATGACCCCGTCGGCGTAGATCGTGTCGCCGCTGCACAGGAAGAAGTCCGGGTCGAGCCGGCGCATCTCCTCGTACGCCCGGAAGCCCCCGATGTCCGGGTTGATGCCCCAGCCCTGACCCGCGATGTCCCCGGACCACAGGAAGCGGACCCCGTCGCGGCGCCGCTCCGGGGCCGTGCGGAAGGTGCCGAGGACCGGCTCGCCCGCCCGGCGCGGATCGTCCGGGTCGACGAGGGTGACCCGGTAGTGGATCTGCTCGCCCGCCGGCAGGCCGCGCAGCACGGTCGTGCCGGTGAAGTCCGTGCCCGCGTCCATCAGCGGCCCGAAGTGGCGGCGCGCGTGCCGGAAGGACTCGGTCGCCGACGTCTCCACGAGCATCCGCGCCGGCCGGTCCGAGCGCACCCACACCAGACCGGAGGAGGCCGTGACGTCACCCGCCTGCACACCCCACTCGGCCCGGGGCCGGCCCGAGAGCGCGAACGCGGGAGCGGCGAGACCGGTGCCGCCGAGGGCCAGCGCCGCCGAGGCGGCCAACGAGCCGCGCAGGAGGCCGCGTCGAGCGGGGGAGGGTGAAGAGCCGGGCAGAGGAAGGGACATGAGAGAGCCTCCGGGGTCGGTCGTTCCGGTCACGGACGGCGCGCCGTGTCCGTGCCTGCCGGGCCGGGCGCGCCGCCCCATGCCTAACGGCCGGGTGCGGCGGCCACACGAACCCCGCGTGAACAGATCGCCCTCCTGGCGGCCCGCCTCACCCCCTCCCGCACCCCTCCGCCACCCACCTGATCCCGGTGCCGATGGCCGAAGGAGCCAGGTGCGCGTACCCGATGACGAGCCGTACGTCCTCGTCGGACGGCCGGGCGGTGCCGTACTCCTCCAGAGTCCGCAGCGCCACCCCCGCCTCCGCCGCCCGCGCGAGGAACCGCTCCGGGGGCCCGAACCGGGCCGGTACGCGCGCGATGACGTGGAGTCCGGCCGCGATGCCACTCACTCGGGTGCCCGGAAGGTGCTCCGCGAGGGCGGCGAGCAGCGCGTCCCGCCGCTCCCGGTAGGCGCGTTGGCAGCGGCGCAGCTGACGGTCGTACCCGCCGCGCGTCACGAACTCCGCGAGGACGGCCTGGTCGAGCACGGGATTGCCGAGGTCCATCGTCCGCTTGCGCTCGACGATCTCGTCGAGCAGCGCCTCCGGGACGAGCATCCAGCCGAGCCGCAGCCCCGGGGCCAGCGACTTGCTGACCGAGCCCGTGTAGGCGACCCGCTCGGGGTCGAGTCCCTGAAGTGCGCCGACGGGGGCGCGGTCGTAGCGGAAGTCGCCGTCGTAGTCGTCCTCCAGGACGTATCCGTCCACGGCGCGCGCCCAGTCGAGGAGGGCGGCCCGGCGCTCCGCCGACCAGCTGATGCCGGACGGGAACTGGTGCGAGGGCGTCACGACGACCGCCCGCACTCCGGAGTCGGCGAGCGGCCCCGGGCGCAGTCCCTCCTCGTCCAGCGGCAGCCACACCGTCTCCAGGCCGGTCGAGGCGAACAGGCGCCCGTGCTCCGGGCTGCCGGGATCCTCGATCCCGACCCGGCGCAGTCCGCGCGCGCGCAGGACGAAGCCGAGGAGGGTCGACGCCTGTGCCACGCCCGAACAGACCACGAGTCGCTCCGGATCGGCCACCACGCCCCGTCGCCGCGCCAGCATCGCGGCCAGCGCCTCGCGCAGCTCGGGGAGCCCGCGCGGATCCGGGTAGCCGAGCGCCGGGTGGGGGAGGCGCGTGAGCACGGACCGCTGCGCCGCCGCCCACGCGCTCCTGGGGAACAGCGACAGGTCGGGGGTCCCCGGCCGGAAGTCCACCCGGACCCCGGGCGCCCCGGCTGCCAGGTCACGGGCCCCGCGCACGGCCGCTCGGGCCGCGCCGCCCACCCAGGTCCCCGCACCCCGGTCGCTCCGCAGGTACCCCTCGGCCGTCAGCTGTTCGTACGCCTCGGTGACGAGGCCCCGCGAGACGCCGAGGTCGGCAGCGAGCGCGCGGGTCGACGGCAGTCGCGTCCCGGCCGCGAGCCGGCCCGAACGCACCGCCTCCCGCAAGGCCTCCTGCAGTGTCCGCCCCCGCCGCCGCGCCGGAGCGCCGACGGCCGGCAGAAGCAGCTCCCAGGCCGCCTGCCCCTGGCTCCTCATGTCGCACGACCCTTCTCGCCGTCTTCGACCGGGAGTTCACCGATCCGCCCCGGTCGTGACCCATGATGCCGAGAGCGGCCGGGAGTCAGTGCTGCACGTCCAGGGAGAGGTGCGCGGACAGCGCGCGCAGGAACTCGGGCGCGTCGAACATCTCGCCGGCCGAGGCGACGCCGGTCGTCCGGGTCCGGCCGGTGAGGATCCGGTGGACCGCCTCCACCGCGAGCGGTGCGCTGACGGCGTAGATGTCCCTGCCGGTGGCGACGGCCCGGCGCTCCGCGCCTCCGGAGCGGACGAGGACGTCCACGAGGAAGGTCTGTGCGGACCGGCCGCGCTCGTCGACGGCGGCCGGTGCGGACGCGTCCGGCGCCGACAGGTCCCGGGCCGCGTCGACCGCCATGTAGGTGCGTACCTCGGGCACCGCCAGGTGGCTGGGGACGGTCACGACGTCGGCCATGGTGAACTCGCCGATGACGGGCCGGGTGCCCATGGGGGCGGGGAAGGGCCACTCCAGGACGGGGAGCGCCTCGTCGTGGTACTCCAGCCGGCCTCCGGTGTGGCGGACGTGCCGGCCGCCGCGCCGCTCGCGGGAGACCTTGCCCGCCGCGAGGGTTCCCGCCGTGGGGTGCCAGCTGCTCAGTCCGTACGCGACGTGCACCTCGTCGGCCGTCGTCCAGTCGCCCATGGCCGTGGTGGCCAGCAGGTCGCCGAGGCCGCCGTAGAAGGCCATGGCGGGGACGATCGCCGTTCCCGCGGCACGGGCCCGGTCGGCGAAGCGCGCGAAGGTGTCGGCGTTGGCCTCGATCTCGGCCGCCACGTCCACGTACGGGATCCCGGCGCGCAGCGCAGCCTCGATCACCGGGGCGCCGGTCACGGCGAACGGTCCGGCGCAGTTGACGACGGCCGCCGCGCCGGCCAGCGCGCGGTCGAGCGAGGCCGGGTCGTCGACCGACGCCGGGCGGACGTCGAGCCCGTCGTGGGACGCGGCGAGCGTCCGCAGCCTGTCGGCGTCGCGGCCGGAGAGCACCGGGACGAAGCCCCGCTCCAGCAGTTCCGCCACCACGAAGCGCCCGGTGTGACCGTAGGCGCCGAACACCGCGACCGTCCGACCCGATTCCATGACTTCTCCCTCTGTTCCCAGTTGTCGAATGTTCAACTACTGCCATCCTGGCGGCCGGTGCGGTCGACCGCGAGTGTCCGGAACGCCACGCCCCGTACAATTACGGACATGGGTACGCTCGCGCTGGCCGTCACCGACGGCATGCTGCACTTCGAACTCTCCCTCGCACACGAGGTGTTCGGATCCGTCCCGGACGCCGTCACCGTCCCCTGGTACGACGTGGCCGTCTGCGGGCCGGGCCCCGTCTCGGTCGAGCGGTTCCGCCTGGAACCCGACGGCGGACTCGACCGGCTCCCGTACGCGGACACGGTGATCGTCCCGGGCTGGGCCGACGTCGACAGGGAACCGCCCGCCGACCTGGTCGACGCGGTACGCGCGGCCCACGAGGCGGGCGCGCGCGTGGCCTCCCTGTGCACGGGCGCCTTCGTCCTCGCCGCCGCGGGCCTCCTCGACGGACGGCGCGCCACCACGCACTGGGCGCACACCGAGACCCTGGCCGGGCGGTACCCGCGCGTGGAGGTCGACCCGGACGTGCTCTACGTGGACGAGGGCACGGTGCTCACCTCCGCCGGCAAGGCCGCCGCGATGGACCTCTGCCTGCACCTCGTCCGCCTCGACCACGGCTCCGCGATCGCCAACACGGTCGCCCGACGCCTGGTCGTGCCCCCGCACCGGGACGGCGGACAGGCCCAGTTCGTCACCGCACCCGTGCCCACCCGGCAGGACCACCCGCTCACCGAGCTGCTGCCCTGGGCGGTCGAACGGCTCGGCGAACCGCTGACCGTGGAGGACCTGGCACGCCGGGCGCGCATGAGCTCGCGCCACCTGGGCCGCCACTTCCGGGCCGCGACCGGCACCACCCCGCTGCAATGGCTGCTCACCCAGCGGATCCGCCGCGCCCAGGAGCTCCTCGAAGCCACCGACGACAGCGTCGACGCCATCGCGGAGGCCACCGGCATGGGCACCGCCACCACGCTCCGCCGCCACTTCAACCGCACCGTCGGCGTGCCCCCGGACACCTACCGCCGCACCTTCCGCTCCCGGACCGGCCCCGCCGGACGTGTCGAAAGTGGTCCCCGATGACGTGACGGAAGTGGACCTCAACCCGGGCCGCGCGGCTCCCTAGCGTCGG contains these protein-coding regions:
- a CDS encoding DUF6493 family protein; the encoded protein is MADEVATGETVDAGGPTADDDAAGAGGGTGGVGVGGGGSTGVQGEGGVEELLVAVREGRAAAVPGLLEPLDAAARKVALTRLTALRAEVRAGKWATPPHLPDLIRSALYVAGAGCLPTAAAAASWLGARDLLIREEDGALALEALGDRDPEWGADLAGRLAGRRAVAENSYTLLHGLMARSGHTVPPTDGYVTAWTRHITDDRLVERLREDPQTPVLVAHALAMAEPPERLARTLGRRAQRYWPTALRTLVEEGVLDRAQVLDVCVSRLLHGGPLRNLRLPLEMVRLLEPDAEELRERIPDWIGIASDAPSLVAGYAQDVLTELASAGTLPVGALAEMTAGVLFRTEKKLVRAQLALVGKVLAKEPGAAGELLPAVTEAFGSEDTDVQERALKLVGRHLQAVDAGVRRELAEAAGLLSPMHRQAAEELFGADLGQGTALPYEEILPPVPEAQRLTPPATTVEELVAQLVVKRLSEEPAAFERALDGLVRHAHRDRAAVAEAVREAFPWRPWEQETHYFTQETHGVHVVLAGLLGLLNPALVESRRTRGPGPDSCLHQALSGVLDARLWETADLVGTDALPFLLATPTWSTGAIDPRILVERLREYRDSGVEPAPADLAQALVRVLRADPSACRAAEEAVALGTPAGRRLAAWLREETAVGATVRFLPRDEDRTPTRRRLSDRIVVDLGEHETVRAEFPPAFQWLGGALEAAPRRCPHGVEGRAQGAPVLPADRELLAACLLPTLAHCVEGDSRGATEPLTALVEADGPVGRAVLLTLAFGLGCVDADDRLRAVDGVLVLAARGELNARRLGTELAWLVAEGSVKPNRLADAARTAAATGAHPTVWTVLEAMLPGVLAPAQPVRGLGEVLAVAADCVERCGARGEVAGLETLASGRGSSQLVVQAGRLLSALRQGVDQPPTETA
- a CDS encoding alkaline phosphatase yields the protein MSLPLPGSSPSPARRGLLRGSLAASAALALGGTGLAAPAFALSGRPRAEWGVQAGDVTASSGLVWVRSDRPARMLVETSATESFRHARRHFGPLMDAGTDFTGTTVLRGLPAGEQIHYRVTLVDPDDPRRAGEPVLGTFRTAPERRRDGVRFLWSGDIAGQGWGINPDIGGFRAYEEMRRLDPDFFLCSGDTIYADGVIQPSVTLPDGRIWRNVTTPEKSKVAETLDEYRGNFRYNLLDHNVRAFNAQVPSVVQWDDHEVRNNWYPGQILDDPRYTEKDVDVLAARASRAFGEYFPVSTLHARGEGRERRMHRVVRYGPLLDVFVLDMRSYRNANSPGRQADDTTGILGAGQLAWLKRELAASRAVWKVLAADMPIGLVVPDGAANFEAIAQGDPGAPLGRELQIAELLRFVKHRRITGTVWLTADVHHTSAQHYAPERAAFQDFAPFWEFVSGPLAAGGFPANALDATFGPERVFVRAPERGNLSPMESPQYFGEVDIDGHSGELTVRLRAEGGTVLFSKVLQPGQVGQ
- a CDS encoding PLP-dependent aminotransferase family protein, whose amino-acid sequence is MRSQGQAAWELLLPAVGAPARRRGRTLQEALREAVRSGRLAAGTRLPSTRALAADLGVSRGLVTEAYEQLTAEGYLRSDRGAGTWVGGAARAAVRGARDLAAGAPGVRVDFRPGTPDLSLFPRSAWAAAQRSVLTRLPHPALGYPDPRGLPELREALAAMLARRRGVVADPERLVVCSGVAQASTLLGFVLRARGLRRVGIEDPGSPEHGRLFASTGLETVWLPLDEEGLRPGPLADSGVRAVVVTPSHQFPSGISWSAERRAALLDWARAVDGYVLEDDYDGDFRYDRAPVGALQGLDPERVAYTGSVSKSLAPGLRLGWMLVPEALLDEIVERKRTMDLGNPVLDQAVLAEFVTRGGYDRQLRRCQRAYRERRDALLAALAEHLPGTRVSGIAAGLHVIARVPARFGPPERFLARAAEAGVALRTLEEYGTARPSDEDVRLVIGYAHLAPSAIGTGIRWVAEGCGRG
- a CDS encoding trans-acting enoyl reductase family protein, which encodes MESGRTVAVFGAYGHTGRFVVAELLERGFVPVLSGRDADRLRTLAASHDGLDVRPASVDDPASLDRALAGAAAVVNCAGPFAVTGAPVIEAALRAGIPYVDVAAEIEANADTFARFADRARAAGTAIVPAMAFYGGLGDLLATTAMGDWTTADEVHVAYGLSSWHPTAGTLAAGKVSRERRGGRHVRHTGGRLEYHDEALPVLEWPFPAPMGTRPVIGEFTMADVVTVPSHLAVPEVRTYMAVDAARDLSAPDASAPAAVDERGRSAQTFLVDVLVRSGGAERRAVATGRDIYAVSAPLAVEAVHRILTGRTRTTGVASAGEMFDAPEFLRALSAHLSLDVQH
- a CDS encoding helix-turn-helix domain-containing protein, with amino-acid sequence MGTLALAVTDGMLHFELSLAHEVFGSVPDAVTVPWYDVAVCGPGPVSVERFRLEPDGGLDRLPYADTVIVPGWADVDREPPADLVDAVRAAHEAGARVASLCTGAFVLAAAGLLDGRRATTHWAHTETLAGRYPRVEVDPDVLYVDEGTVLTSAGKAAAMDLCLHLVRLDHGSAIANTVARRLVVPPHRDGGQAQFVTAPVPTRQDHPLTELLPWAVERLGEPLTVEDLARRARMSSRHLGRHFRAATGTTPLQWLLTQRIRRAQELLEATDDSVDAIAEATGMGTATTLRRHFNRTVGVPPDTYRRTFRSRTGPAGRVESGPR